The Beijerinckiaceae bacterium RH AL1 genome has a segment encoding these proteins:
- the bpt gene encoding Aspartate/glutamate leucyltransferase (ID:RHAL1_01374;~source:Prodigal:2.6) has product MSREPRDAPQFYLTAPSPCPYLPRREERKVFTHLIGRRAASLNDTLTQSGFRRSQTIAYRPACESCRACVSVRVKTHELHLTRSLRRVLERNADVRGTVVRSDPTSEQYALFRTYLDARHADGGMADMTVLDYSMMVEDSHVETRLVEYRIGPASASSAGRLAAVCLTDVLADGLSMVYSFFDPELQSRSLGSYMILDHIERARKLGLPHLYLGYWVEGSRKMAYKARYLPQERLGMNGWERIEA; this is encoded by the coding sequence GTGTCGAGAGAGCCGCGCGACGCACCGCAGTTCTACCTGACGGCGCCGTCGCCCTGCCCGTACCTGCCGCGCCGCGAAGAGCGGAAGGTTTTCACTCATCTCATCGGTCGTCGCGCCGCCTCGCTCAACGACACGTTGACGCAGTCGGGCTTCCGCCGCTCGCAGACCATCGCCTACCGCCCGGCCTGCGAATCCTGCCGCGCCTGCGTGTCGGTGAGGGTCAAGACGCACGAGCTTCATCTGACGCGCAGCCTGCGCCGCGTGCTCGAGCGCAACGCCGACGTGCGCGGCACGGTGGTCCGCTCCGACCCGACCTCCGAGCAGTACGCGCTGTTTCGCACCTACCTCGATGCCCGCCATGCCGACGGCGGCATGGCCGACATGACGGTGCTCGACTATTCGATGATGGTCGAGGACAGCCATGTCGAGACGCGGCTCGTCGAGTATCGCATCGGCCCGGCCAGCGCGTCCTCGGCCGGCCGGCTCGCGGCGGTCTGCCTCACCGACGTGCTCGCCGACGGCCTGTCGATGGTCTATTCGTTCTTCGACCCGGAGCTGCAGTCGCGCTCGCTCGGCAGCTACATGATCCTCGATCACATCGAGCGGGCGCGGAAGCTCGGGCTGCCGCACCTCTATCTCGGCTACTGGGTCGAGGGCTCGCGCAAGATGGCCTACAAGGCGCGCTACCTGCCGCAGGAGCGCCTCGGCATGAACGGCTGGGAGCGCATCGAGGCCTGA
- a CDS encoding Porin (ID:RHAL1_01366;~source:Prodigal:2.6), with the protein MLGVEGDVDGSNYKSNYLLGAVSDATRQDIQGSVRGRLGVAFDRFMVYGTGGAAFGDLKNNYTFGALNSSLSHTRVGWTAGGGVEYAISNNWSLRAEYRYTDFGTFNDQIGAVNVRHHETDNRVQGGFSYKFDTFVPAPVVARY; encoded by the coding sequence GTGCTCGGCGTCGAGGGTGACGTCGACGGCTCCAACTACAAGTCGAACTACCTGCTCGGCGCCGTCAGCGACGCCACCCGCCAGGACATTCAGGGCTCGGTCCGCGGCCGCCTCGGCGTCGCCTTCGACCGCTTCATGGTCTACGGCACCGGCGGCGCCGCCTTCGGCGACCTGAAGAACAACTACACGTTCGGGGCTCTCAACTCGTCGCTGTCGCACACCCGCGTCGGCTGGACCGCCGGCGGCGGCGTCGAGTACGCCATCTCCAACAACTGGTCGCTGCGCGCCGAGTATCGCTACACCGACTTCGGCACCTTCAACGACCAGATCGGCGCGGTGAACGTGCGCCATCACGAGACCGACAACCGCGTCCAGGGCGGCTTCAGCTACAAGTTCGACACGTTCGTGCCGGCGCCGGTCGTCGCGCGCTACTGA
- a CDS encoding Sulfate transporter family protein (ID:RHAL1_01376;~source:Prodigal:2.6): protein MIKAAVAAAGQIFSPPFRTVLWKTLGLTVLMLALLGVVAEKLVIAYVALPHAAWLATTLHVVAGLGLVVGLVFLVTPASFVVAGFFFDELADHVEAEMAGPAGRGRPMAIGPALWVGLKFGAISLVVNAVALLLLLLPGVNAIAFFGANAYLIGRGFFELAALRYRDIDEVRELRRRHGLRIFLAGCLCAALSAVPLVNLLTPLFATALLVRVAQPIVGRQRPALRAVRDTAQEPRLGH from the coding sequence ATGATCAAAGCCGCCGTCGCTGCCGCCGGGCAGATCTTCTCTCCACCCTTCCGCACCGTCCTCTGGAAGACGCTCGGCCTGACGGTCCTCATGCTGGCACTGCTCGGCGTCGTGGCTGAAAAGCTCGTCATCGCCTACGTCGCGTTGCCGCATGCGGCGTGGCTCGCGACGACGCTGCATGTCGTCGCAGGGCTCGGGCTCGTCGTCGGCTTGGTCTTCCTGGTGACGCCGGCCTCGTTCGTCGTCGCCGGCTTCTTCTTCGACGAGCTGGCCGATCACGTCGAGGCGGAGATGGCAGGGCCGGCGGGGCGCGGGCGCCCGATGGCGATCGGGCCTGCGCTCTGGGTCGGCCTCAAGTTCGGCGCGATCAGCCTTGTCGTGAACGCGGTCGCGCTGCTGCTGCTCCTGCTGCCGGGCGTCAACGCGATCGCCTTCTTCGGCGCCAACGCCTACCTGATCGGACGCGGCTTCTTCGAGCTGGCCGCCCTGCGCTATCGCGACATCGACGAGGTGCGCGAGCTGCGCCGCCGCCACGGCCTGCGCATCTTCCTCGCCGGGTGCCTCTGCGCGGCGCTCTCCGCGGTGCCGCTCGTCAACCTGCTGACGCCGCTCTTCGCCACCGCGCTGCTGGTGCGCGTCGCGCAGCCCATCGTCGGCCGCCAGCGCCCGGCGTTGCGCGCCGTCCGCGACACCGCGCAGGAGCCGCGGCTCGGCCACTGA
- the qor gene encoding Quinone oxidoreductase (ID:RHAL1_01364;~source:Prodigal:2.6), translating to MVKAIRVHEFGGPEVMRVEDIEIPPPGKDEVLVRFHAAGVNYIDTYFRSGAYKPPEMPFIPGSEGAGEIAALGKGAKGFKEGDRVAFVGSLGCYAEQRLVPADRLIKLPKAISYETAAAMMLKGLTAQYLLHQTYKVKSGDRILVHAAAGGVGLILCQWGRALGATVIGTAGTPEKAELAKQAGAKHVILYREEDFVARVKELTKGKLCDVVYDGIGKTTFPGSLDCLRPLGMFASFGSASGKIDAFDIGLLAQKGSLFATRPTLATYTADPDNLQKMAKDLMNVVAGGEVHIALHATAPLDDAVAVHKSLESRATTGSTVLTF from the coding sequence ATGGTGAAGGCGATACGGGTCCACGAGTTCGGCGGCCCGGAGGTGATGCGCGTCGAGGACATCGAGATCCCGCCGCCCGGCAAGGACGAGGTGCTCGTCCGCTTCCATGCGGCGGGCGTCAACTACATCGACACCTACTTCCGGAGCGGCGCCTACAAGCCGCCGGAGATGCCGTTCATTCCCGGCAGCGAGGGCGCCGGCGAGATCGCTGCGCTCGGCAAGGGCGCGAAGGGGTTTAAGGAGGGCGACCGCGTCGCCTTCGTCGGGTCCCTCGGCTGCTACGCCGAGCAGCGCCTCGTGCCCGCCGACCGTCTGATCAAGCTTCCCAAGGCCATCTCCTACGAGACGGCGGCGGCTATGATGCTGAAAGGCCTCACCGCGCAATACCTGCTGCACCAGACCTACAAGGTGAAGTCCGGCGACCGGATCCTCGTCCATGCGGCGGCGGGCGGCGTCGGGCTCATCCTATGCCAATGGGGCAGGGCGCTCGGCGCAACCGTGATCGGCACCGCCGGAACGCCGGAGAAGGCCGAGCTTGCCAAGCAGGCCGGGGCGAAGCACGTGATCCTCTACCGCGAGGAGGACTTCGTCGCGCGCGTCAAGGAGCTCACCAAGGGCAAGCTCTGCGATGTCGTCTACGACGGGATCGGCAAGACGACGTTTCCGGGCTCGCTCGATTGCCTGCGGCCGCTCGGCATGTTCGCGAGCTTCGGCTCCGCCTCGGGCAAGATCGACGCCTTCGACATCGGCCTGCTGGCGCAGAAGGGCTCGCTCTTCGCGACGCGCCCGACGTTGGCGACCTACACGGCCGACCCGGACAACCTGCAGAAGATGGCGAAGGACCTGATGAACGTCGTCGCCGGTGGCGAGGTCCACATCGCGCTGCACGCGACCGCGCCGCTCGACGATGCTGTCGCCGTGCACAAGTCGCTCGAGTCGCGCGCAACGACGGGCTCGACGGTTCTCACCTTCTGA
- a CDS encoding Adenosylcobinamide-GDP ribazoletransferase (fragment) (source:Prodigal:2.6;~ID:RHAL1_01373), producing the protein MIEFRTFRAAPRPAAVLVRILAFMTAGISAIIIPCDLAAAAVGHVPVGHAFAIAGVLAALTLATVVLARGVDPLRN; encoded by the coding sequence ATGATCGAGTTCCGCACGTTCCGTGCAGCGCCCCGCCCGGCCGCGGTGCTGGTGCGCATCCTGGCTTTCATGACCGCCGGCATCAGCGCGATCATCATCCCATGCGATCTCGCGGCGGCCGCAGTCGGGCATGTCCCGGTGGGCCATGCCTTCGCCATCGCCGGAGTTCTAGCGGCGCTGACGCTCGCGACCGTCGTCCTGGCGCGCGGCGTCGATCCGCTCCGCAACTAG
- a CDS encoding Porin (ID:RHAL1_01368;~source:Prodigal:2.6) has protein sequence MTYNVGRPDGVVGGGHIGYNFSTQSLLGGAANGIAGIPFVGGFGGAGGVIGIEGDITGSNYKGEVIFPGAAGPLGGPFGVATRQEVAGSVRGRVGIAVDRALFFATGGVAFGQFRNTYSFLGGPATALNTDLTRDKIGWTVGGGMEYAITTNWSLRGEYRYSDFGTFTNVTPGLGFNTRHHEIVQRATVGFSYKFDNPVIAAPVVARY, from the coding sequence GTGACCTACAATGTGGGTCGGCCGGACGGTGTCGTCGGCGGCGGCCACATCGGCTACAACTTCTCGACGCAGTCGCTGCTCGGCGGCGCGGCTAACGGCATCGCCGGCATTCCCTTCGTCGGCGGCTTCGGCGGCGCTGGCGGCGTGATCGGTATCGAAGGTGACATCACCGGCTCGAACTACAAGGGCGAGGTCATCTTCCCGGGTGCCGCAGGCCCCCTCGGCGGCCCCTTCGGCGTCGCGACGCGTCAGGAAGTGGCGGGCTCGGTCCGCGGCCGCGTCGGTATCGCGGTCGACCGCGCTCTGTTCTTCGCCACCGGCGGTGTGGCGTTCGGGCAGTTCCGCAACACCTACTCGTTCCTCGGCGGCCCGGCGACGGCCCTCAACACCGATCTCACGCGCGACAAGATCGGCTGGACCGTCGGTGGCGGCATGGAATACGCCATCACCACCAACTGGTCGCTGCGTGGCGAGTACCGCTACTCCGACTTCGGCACCTTCACCAATGTGACGCCGGGCCTCGGCTTCAACACGCGTCACCACGAGATCGTGCAGCGCGCGACCGTCGGCTTCAGCTACAAGTTCGACAACCCGGTCATCGCGGCCCCGGTCGTCGCCCGCTACTGA
- a CDS encoding Poly(3-hydroxybutyrate) depolymerase (ID:RHAL1_01370;~source:Prodigal:2.6), with protein MIYQAFEAQMAVVDLMRPFAAMAATTMRLPWPSFLSKLLRGTAGDLDAFAGLRITARRPAFAIEPVLVGNALVAVTEEVVATTAFATLLRFKKDLAVAQPKVLLVAPMSGHFATLLRATIQTMLIDHDVYVTDWHNIRDVPRGAGCFDLSTYVQEIIHFLHVLGEGTHLMAVCQPAVPALAAAALMAEDDDPALPRSLTLMAGPIDTRINPTTVNKLASEKPIGWFERNLIDRVPAGYTGAGRRVYPGFVQLTAFLSMNLERHKAAFAEMSAALSQGDAPRYAKLQAFYEEYLAVMDLAADFYLETVRLVFQDHALPKGELKISGRTVDPKAIRRLSLLTVEGERDDICGLGQTMAAQDLCTGVRQYRKTHHVQTGVGHYGVFSGRRWTNEIYPFVRDTIAMAS; from the coding sequence ATGATCTACCAGGCCTTCGAAGCGCAGATGGCTGTCGTCGACCTGATGCGCCCGTTCGCGGCCATGGCCGCCACGACGATGCGGCTGCCCTGGCCGAGCTTTCTGTCAAAGCTGCTGCGCGGGACCGCCGGCGATCTCGATGCATTCGCCGGGCTGCGCATCACAGCGCGGCGGCCGGCCTTCGCCATCGAGCCCGTGCTCGTCGGCAACGCGCTCGTCGCCGTCACGGAAGAGGTCGTGGCGACGACCGCCTTCGCCACCCTGCTGCGATTCAAGAAGGACCTCGCGGTCGCGCAGCCCAAGGTGCTGCTCGTCGCGCCGATGTCGGGGCACTTCGCGACCCTGCTGCGCGCCACCATTCAGACGATGCTGATCGATCACGACGTCTACGTCACCGACTGGCACAACATCCGCGACGTGCCGCGCGGCGCCGGCTGCTTCGACCTCTCGACCTACGTCCAGGAGATCATCCACTTCCTGCACGTGCTCGGCGAGGGGACGCACCTGATGGCGGTGTGCCAGCCGGCGGTGCCGGCGCTCGCCGCCGCCGCCCTGATGGCCGAGGACGACGATCCCGCCCTGCCGCGCAGCCTCACCCTGATGGCGGGTCCGATCGACACGCGCATCAACCCGACGACGGTCAACAAGCTCGCCAGCGAGAAGCCGATCGGCTGGTTCGAGCGCAACCTCATCGACCGCGTGCCGGCCGGCTACACGGGCGCAGGACGGCGCGTCTACCCGGGCTTCGTGCAGCTGACGGCGTTCCTCAGCATGAACCTCGAGCGTCACAAGGCAGCCTTCGCCGAGATGTCGGCGGCGCTGTCGCAAGGCGACGCGCCGCGGTACGCGAAGCTGCAGGCGTTCTACGAGGAATATCTCGCGGTGATGGACCTCGCCGCCGATTTCTATCTCGAGACCGTGCGGCTGGTGTTCCAGGACCATGCCCTGCCGAAGGGCGAGCTCAAGATCTCGGGGCGCACCGTCGATCCGAAAGCCATCCGACGGCTGTCGCTGCTGACCGTGGAAGGCGAGCGCGACGACATCTGCGGCCTCGGCCAGACGATGGCGGCGCAGGACCTCTGCACGGGCGTGCGGCAGTATCGCAAGACGCACCACGTGCAGACCGGGGTCGGCCACTACGGCGTGTTCAGCGGGCGCCGCTGGACCAACGAGATCTACCCGTTCGTCCGCGACACGATCGCCATGGCGAGCTAG
- a CDS encoding Glutathione S-transferase (ID:RHAL1_01371;~source:Prodigal:2.6): MAEATLTISSRNYSSWSLRGWLLAKMSGLDFDVEIVSLDDPATRAELLLLSPSMLVPCLRHDGLSIWNNLAIGEYLHEIRPQAGILPPERDRRARCRSISGEMQAGFAPLRSALPMNLKASFPTFRVFSRAQADIDRITTIWRDCLAEFGGPWLLGAQRSMADAMYAPVATRFRTYHVPVDPICQAYCDRVLDMPEMREWDAAARAEPDEIEELEMEF; this comes from the coding sequence TTGGCCGAGGCCACGCTGACGATCAGCAGCCGCAACTACTCGTCGTGGTCGCTCCGCGGCTGGCTGCTCGCCAAGATGTCGGGGCTCGACTTCGACGTCGAGATCGTCTCGCTCGACGATCCCGCGACCCGCGCCGAGCTGCTCCTGCTCTCGCCCTCGATGCTGGTGCCGTGCCTGCGCCACGACGGGCTGTCGATCTGGAACAACCTGGCGATCGGCGAGTACCTGCACGAGATCAGGCCGCAGGCCGGCATCCTGCCGCCGGAGCGCGACCGCCGCGCGCGCTGCCGCTCGATCTCGGGCGAGATGCAGGCTGGCTTCGCGCCGTTGCGCTCGGCCCTGCCGATGAACCTCAAGGCGAGCTTCCCGACCTTCCGGGTCTTCTCGCGCGCGCAGGCCGACATCGACCGCATCACGACGATCTGGCGCGACTGCCTCGCCGAGTTCGGCGGCCCGTGGCTGCTCGGGGCGCAGCGGTCGATGGCCGATGCGATGTATGCGCCCGTCGCCACGCGCTTCCGCACCTATCACGTGCCGGTCGACCCGATCTGCCAGGCCTACTGCGACCGCGTTCTCGACATGCCGGAGATGCGCGAGTGGGACGCCGCCGCGCGCGCCGAGCCGGACGAGATCGAAGAGCTCGAGATGGAATTCTGA
- a CDS encoding hypothetical protein (ID:RHAL1_01369;~conserved exported protein of unknown function;~source:Prodigal:2.6) has product MTFRASPIAASAVALALALPCGVALAQDSPSYTIEDVTACSADAMRLCRDKMPDIDRIEACMKANYENLRPKCKARFDHDH; this is encoded by the coding sequence ATGACATTCCGCGCCTCGCCGATCGCCGCTTCCGCCGTCGCTCTGGCCCTCGCCCTGCCGTGCGGCGTCGCGCTCGCGCAGGATTCGCCGAGCTACACCATCGAGGACGTTACGGCCTGCTCGGCGGACGCCATGCGTCTGTGCCGAGACAAGATGCCCGATATCGACCGGATCGAGGCGTGCATGAAGGCGAACTACGAGAACCTGCGCCCGAAGTGCAAGGCGCGCTTCGATCACGACCACTAG
- a CDS encoding exported protein of unknown function (ID:RHAL1_01372;~source:Prodigal:2.6) produces the protein MFRLDLRFELISLIVGAAAILCAGSALAQDRCEGTLCDLYYANRPAPPPVQPATPTPGVPAGAKPLVAPNGTIFGSLFGGSGQQQQQPADGSAPARKPLVAVQGGGLLGKLQGAPDERCSGTLCDLYYGGPTPEKTEPSAERAATGAEPTPDLAPQTEEPSRVIEQPEERHCASNKDPWSCYRR, from the coding sequence ATGTTCCGTCTCGATTTGCGTTTCGAACTCATCAGCTTGATCGTCGGCGCTGCAGCGATCCTTTGCGCGGGCTCGGCGCTTGCGCAGGACCGCTGCGAGGGCACGCTCTGCGACCTTTATTACGCGAACCGGCCGGCCCCGCCGCCGGTACAGCCGGCGACGCCCACGCCCGGCGTGCCTGCAGGCGCCAAGCCGCTCGTCGCGCCGAACGGCACGATCTTCGGAAGCCTGTTCGGCGGCTCCGGGCAGCAACAGCAGCAGCCCGCCGACGGCAGCGCGCCGGCGCGCAAGCCGCTCGTCGCGGTCCAGGGCGGCGGCCTGCTCGGCAAGCTGCAAGGCGCCCCTGACGAGCGCTGCTCCGGCACGCTCTGCGATCTCTACTATGGCGGCCCCACGCCGGAAAAAACCGAGCCCAGCGCCGAGCGCGCTGCAACCGGTGCTGAGCCGACGCCCGACCTTGCGCCGCAGACGGAAGAACCCTCGCGGGTCATCGAGCAGCCGGAAGAGCGGCACTGCGCGAGCAACAAGGACCCCTGGAGCTGCTACCGCCGCTGA
- a CDS encoding Complex I NDUFA9 subunit family protein (ID:RHAL1_01375;~source:Prodigal:2.6): MAETLVRTGKLVTVFGGSGFVGRYVSKALAQHGWRVRVASRRPGNAFVQQPSGVVGQITAVQANLRYPDSVARAVRDADAVINLVGLLSKAGPQTFAAIHVGGTRAIVDATKAAGITRFVQMSAIGADPSSPAEYGRTKAEAEAIVLAALPEAVIVRPSIIFGPEDKFFNRFAAMARLMPALPLIGGGTSLLQPVFVGDVAEAIALAVDGKAKPGTIYELGGPEARSFKQIMTFILQTTGRRRPLVTVPMPAALLMGRGTETVKKLAFGLFPEMLDMTEDQVKLLQIDNVVSPQADAEGRTLKGLGIRPESFEAYVPGYLSRFRKTGQFAEYSS, translated from the coding sequence ATGGCCGAGACGCTGGTTCGCACGGGCAAGCTCGTCACCGTGTTCGGCGGGTCGGGCTTCGTCGGCCGCTATGTCTCGAAGGCGCTGGCGCAGCACGGCTGGCGCGTGCGCGTGGCCTCGCGTCGGCCCGGCAACGCCTTCGTGCAGCAGCCCTCGGGCGTCGTCGGCCAGATCACCGCGGTGCAGGCGAACCTCCGCTACCCCGACTCGGTCGCGCGCGCCGTGCGCGATGCCGATGCGGTGATCAACCTCGTCGGCCTTCTCTCGAAGGCCGGGCCGCAGACGTTTGCCGCCATCCATGTCGGCGGGACGCGCGCCATCGTCGACGCGACGAAGGCCGCCGGCATCACCCGCTTCGTGCAGATGTCGGCGATCGGCGCCGACCCTAGCTCCCCCGCGGAATATGGTCGCACCAAAGCCGAGGCGGAGGCGATCGTGCTCGCGGCGCTGCCCGAGGCCGTGATCGTGCGCCCGTCGATCATCTTCGGGCCGGAGGACAAGTTCTTCAATCGCTTCGCCGCGATGGCGCGGCTGATGCCGGCGCTGCCGCTCATCGGCGGCGGCACCAGCCTGCTGCAGCCCGTCTTCGTCGGCGACGTCGCGGAGGCGATCGCGCTCGCCGTCGACGGCAAGGCCAAGCCCGGCACGATCTACGAGCTGGGCGGCCCCGAAGCGCGCTCCTTCAAGCAGATCATGACCTTCATCCTGCAGACGACCGGCCGCCGTCGCCCGCTCGTCACCGTGCCGATGCCGGCGGCCCTCCTGATGGGCAGGGGCACGGAGACGGTGAAGAAGCTGGCCTTCGGCCTGTTTCCCGAGATGCTCGACATGACCGAGGATCAGGTGAAGCTCCTGCAGATCGATAACGTCGTCTCGCCGCAGGCCGACGCCGAGGGCCGCACGTTGAAGGGCCTCGGCATCCGGCCCGAGAGCTTCGAGGCCTACGTGCCGGGCTACCTCTCGCGCTTCCGCAAGACCGGCCAGTTCGCGGAATATTCGAGCTGA
- a CDS encoding Porin (ID:RHAL1_01365;~source:Prodigal:2.6) has protein sequence MQIKSYGAAALGLALLSTTALAADLPSRRAPPVYVPPPIPVFTWTGLYIGGQAGYEFGASNAYAFDRAGLGLASRSQKANGFIGGGHVGYNFSTQSLPFLNGFGGFGGGGLVVGIEGDADGSNYKSNYLLGGINNGIREDIQGSIRGRVGVAYDRVLFYATGGAAFGDLKNSYVNTINGLSDNSSHTRVGYTVGGGIEYAITNNFSLRAEYRYTDYGTFTENLAGSTAGGLNVRHHETNNRVQGGFSYRFETPAVAPVVARY, from the coding sequence ATGCAGATCAAGAGCTACGGCGCCGCCGCTCTCGGCCTTGCGCTTCTGTCCACCACCGCCCTTGCGGCCGACCTGCCGTCGCGCCGCGCTCCCCCGGTCTACGTCCCGCCGCCGATCCCGGTCTTCACCTGGACCGGCCTCTACATCGGTGGCCAGGCCGGCTACGAGTTCGGCGCGTCCAACGCCTACGCGTTCGACAGGGCTGGCCTCGGCCTCGCGTCGCGGAGCCAGAAGGCGAACGGCTTCATCGGCGGCGGTCACGTCGGCTACAACTTCTCGACCCAGTCGCTGCCGTTCCTGAACGGCTTCGGCGGCTTCGGCGGCGGCGGCCTCGTGGTCGGTATCGAGGGTGACGCCGACGGCTCCAACTACAAGAGCAACTACCTGCTCGGCGGGATCAACAACGGCATCCGCGAGGACATCCAGGGCTCGATCCGCGGCCGTGTCGGTGTCGCCTACGATCGCGTGCTGTTCTACGCCACGGGCGGCGCCGCCTTCGGCGACCTGAAGAACAGCTACGTGAACACGATCAACGGTCTCTCCGACAACTCGTCGCACACCCGGGTCGGCTACACGGTCGGCGGCGGTATCGAGTACGCGATCACCAACAACTTCTCGCTGCGCGCAGAGTACCGCTACACCGACTACGGCACGTTCACCGAGAATCTCGCCGGCTCCACGGCGGGCGGCCTGAATGTCCGCCACCACGAGACCAACAACCGCGTCCAGGGCGGCTTCAGCTACCGCTTCGAGACGCCGGCGGTCGCTCCGGTCGTCGCTCGCTACTGA
- the fabZ gene encoding (3R)-hydroxymyristol acyl carrier protein dehydratase (ID:RHAL1_01363;~source:Prodigal:2.6), with protein sequence MDDVVTKRVAQGFNIQEIMKHLPHRYPFLMVDRILEWDEDKTCVGLKNVTINEPHFQGHFPGEPVMPGVLLIEGMAQTAGAFCIAHSAQDGKPAPLVYFMTIDNAKFRKPVVPGDRVEFHVERTNRRRNMSWFKGRALVDGVCVCEAEFSALLAEKPV encoded by the coding sequence ATGGACGATGTGGTGACCAAGCGCGTTGCCCAGGGCTTCAACATTCAAGAGATCATGAAGCACCTGCCGCATCGCTATCCCTTCCTGATGGTCGACCGCATCCTCGAGTGGGACGAGGACAAGACCTGCGTCGGGTTGAAGAACGTCACAATCAACGAGCCGCACTTCCAGGGGCACTTTCCCGGCGAGCCGGTCATGCCCGGCGTGCTGCTGATCGAAGGCATGGCGCAGACCGCCGGTGCGTTCTGCATCGCGCATAGCGCGCAGGACGGGAAGCCGGCGCCGCTCGTCTATTTCATGACCATCGACAACGCGAAGTTCCGCAAGCCGGTGGTGCCTGGCGACCGCGTCGAGTTCCATGTCGAGCGCACCAATCGTCGTCGCAACATGTCGTGGTTCAAGGGACGCGCGCTGGTCGACGGCGTCTGCGTCTGCGAGGCGGAGTTTTCGGCGCTGCTGGCGGAGAAGCCGGTCTAG
- a CDS encoding hypothetical protein (ID:RHAL1_01367;~putative AdoMet-dependent methyltransferase, UPF0004 family;~source:Prodigal:2.6), producing the protein MSLGCPKALVDSERIITQLRAEGYELSKTHAGADLAIVNTCGFLDSAKAESIAAIREAMESNGKVIVTGCMGAEPDAIRDRFPDLLAITGPQDYASVVGAVRAAAPAPHDPKLSLVPEQGIRLTPRHYAYLKISEGCNNSCSFCIIPHLRGRLASRTAADVLREAERLVKAGVKELLVISQDTSAYGVDLRYESSLWQGREVRARFLDLVRELGSLGAWVRLHYVYPYPHVDEVIALMAEGAVLPYLDIPFQHASPAVLKAMKRPGDQLRTLDRIAAWRRDCPDLAIRSTFITGFPGETTEDFQALLDWLSEAKLDRVGAFAYEPVAGAAANDLGREPVPDELRASRRDRLMAHQQPISARLLKRKVGRHLKVIVDEGGPRGGIGRTMGDAPEIDGKVHLTSRRPLRVGDMVTASIQTSDAYDLTGIVG; encoded by the coding sequence GTGTCGCTCGGCTGCCCCAAGGCACTCGTCGACAGCGAGCGGATCATCACGCAGCTTCGCGCCGAGGGCTACGAGCTCTCGAAGACGCACGCCGGCGCGGACCTCGCGATCGTCAACACCTGCGGATTTCTCGACAGCGCCAAGGCCGAATCGATCGCCGCGATCCGTGAGGCGATGGAATCGAACGGCAAGGTGATCGTCACCGGCTGCATGGGCGCCGAGCCCGATGCGATCCGCGACCGCTTTCCCGATCTGCTCGCGATCACCGGGCCGCAGGATTATGCGAGCGTCGTCGGCGCGGTGCGCGCCGCCGCCCCTGCGCCGCACGACCCCAAGCTGTCGCTGGTGCCGGAACAGGGCATCCGGCTGACGCCGCGCCATTACGCCTATCTGAAGATCTCCGAGGGCTGCAACAACAGCTGCTCGTTCTGCATCATCCCGCATCTGCGCGGGCGACTCGCCTCGCGGACGGCCGCCGACGTGCTGCGCGAAGCCGAGCGGCTCGTGAAGGCCGGCGTCAAGGAGCTGCTCGTCATCTCGCAGGACACCAGCGCCTACGGAGTCGACCTGCGCTACGAATCGAGCCTGTGGCAGGGCCGCGAGGTGCGCGCGCGATTCCTCGACCTCGTGCGCGAGCTCGGCTCGCTCGGCGCCTGGGTACGCCTGCACTACGTCTACCCCTATCCCCACGTCGACGAGGTCATCGCGCTGATGGCCGAGGGCGCGGTGCTCCCTTACCTCGACATTCCCTTCCAGCATGCGAGCCCGGCGGTGCTGAAGGCCATGAAGCGCCCCGGCGACCAGCTCCGCACGCTCGACCGCATCGCCGCCTGGCGCCGCGACTGCCCGGACCTCGCGATTCGCTCGACCTTCATCACTGGCTTCCCCGGCGAGACGACGGAGGATTTCCAGGCCCTGCTCGACTGGCTGAGCGAAGCGAAGCTCGATCGGGTCGGCGCCTTCGCCTACGAGCCCGTCGCCGGCGCAGCCGCGAACGACCTTGGCCGCGAGCCGGTGCCGGACGAGCTGCGGGCGAGCCGACGCGATCGTTTGATGGCCCACCAACAGCCGATCAGCGCGCGGCTGCTCAAGCGAAAAGTCGGGCGCCACCTGAAGGTCATCGTCGACGAGGGCGGTCCGCGCGGCGGGATCGGCCGCACGATGGGCGACGCGCCCGAGATCGACGGCAAGGTCCACCTCACGAGCCGCCGGCCGCTCCGCGTCGGCGATATGGTGACGGCGAGCATCCAGACCTCGGACGCCTACGACCTTACCGGTATTGTTGGTTAA